The Zeugodacus cucurbitae isolate PBARC_wt_2022May chromosome 4, idZeuCucr1.2, whole genome shotgun sequence genome includes the window tgtagagcttgattttggttcgtcgagagaggactttactgttcaattgcctactcagtccaaagtagcacctgttggcaagagttattctgcgctggatttcgaggctgacattgttcgtgttgttgatgctggttcccaggtatacgaaattatctacgacctcgaagttatgactgtcaacagtgacgtgggagccaagacgcgaatgcgccgactgtttgtttgatgacaggagatatttcgtcttgtcctcattcacctccagacccattcgcttcgcctccttatccatgcgggaaaaagcagaacaaacggcgcggttgttgcttccgatgatatcaatatcatcggcgtacgccaggagctgaacactcttgtagaagattgtaccttctcggtttagttctgcagctcttataattttctccagcatcaggttaaagaagtcgcacgatagggagtcaccttgtctgaaacctcgtttggtatcgaacggctcggagaggtccttcccaatcatgacggagcttttggtgttgctcaacgtcaacttacacagccgtattagctttgcggggataccaaattcagacatcgcggcataaaggcagctccttttcgtgctgtcggaagcagctttaaaatcgacaaaaaggtggtgtgtgtcgatcctcttttcacgggtcttctccaagatttggcgcatggtgaatatctggtcagttgtcgattttccaggtctaaagccacactgataaggtccaatcagtttgttgacggtgggctttagtctttcacacagtacgctcgatagaaccttgtatgcgatatttagaaggctgatcccacggtaattggcgcagattgtgggatctccctttttatggattgggcagagcacactgagattccaatcgtcaggcatgctttcttccgaccatattctgcaaagaagctgatgcatgcaccttatcagttcttcgccgccgtatttgaatagttctgccggtaatctatcggcccccgctgctttgttattcttcaagcgggtaattgctattcgaatttcttcatggtcgggtaatggaacatctgttccatcgtcatcgatttggggatcgggttcgccatctcctggtgttgtactctcactgccattcagcaggtcggagaagtgttccctccataatcccagtatgccctggacatcggttaccagattaccaccttggtctctacatgaggatgctccggtcttgaaaccttcgttaagtcgcttcattttttcataaaattttcgagcattccctctgtctgccagcttctcaagctcttcgtactcacgcatttcggcctctttctttttttgtctgcagatgcgtctcgcttccctcttcagctctcggtatctatcccatcccgcacgtgttgtggtcgtttgcaacgttgcgaggtaggcagtctgttttctctccgctgcgagacggcactcctcatcgtaccagcttgttttttgtcgttgccgaaaaccaattgtttcggctgcagcggtacgcagtgagtttgagatgccgttccacagttcccttataccgagatgctgatgagtgctctcagagagcaggagtgcaagtcgagtagagtatttcgtggctgtctgttgcgattgcagcttttcgacgtcgaaccttccttgtgtttgtagacgggcgttctttgctgtacagaggcgggtgcgtatcttcgctgcgaccagataatggtccgagtctgtatttggtcctcggagggtacgcacgtctaaaacacaggagacatgtcttccgtctatcacaacgtgatcgatttggttccgcgtgtttcgatcaggagacagccaagtagcttgatgtattttcttatgctggaatctggtactacagacgaccatatttcgggccccagcgaagtcgatcagcctcaggccgtttggcgatgtttcgtcatggaggctgaattttccgactgttgtgccaaagacaccttctttacccaccctggcgttaaaatcaccaagcacgacttttacatcgtggcgggggcagcgctcataggtgcgttctaggcgctcatagaaagcatctttggtcacatcgtccttctcttccgttggggcgtgggcgcaaatcagcgatatgttgaagaacctcgctttgatgcggattgtggctagacgttcatccaccggggtgaatgccaggaatctgcgacggagtctctctcccaccacaaatccaacaccaaatttgcgctcctttatatggccgctgtagcagatgtcacaaggacccaccttcttccgtccttgtcccgtccatcgcacttcttggatggcggtgatgtcagttcgatatatggggccttaataacctatggtccgatttcggcgatttttagaatggggctgccacactattaacatagcatttgtgcaaagttctgcaccgatatcttcactagtacttactttatatattgtaaagtaaacgattcagatcgacttcaaagttctggtatataggaaataggcgtggttgtgaagcgatttggcctattttcacaacatatcattgagatgtaaggaaactattacaaaccaagtttctttgaaatcggtcgagtagttcctgagatatggtttttaacccataagtaggcgacgccacgcccattttccattttgtaaaaaaatctgagtgcagctttcatctgccatttcttatgtgaaatttagtgtttctgacgtgttttgttggtgagttaacacacttttagtaattttcaacataacctttgtatgggagggaggcgtggttattatccgatttctgtcatttttggactgtataaggaaatagctaaaaaaaacgactgcagaaagtttggtttatatagctctattggtttgcgagatatgtacaaaaaacttagtagagggcggggccacgcccacttccccaaaaaaattaaatccaaatatgccccttcatagtgtgatccttcataccaaattttaggcttagttatggcactttatgtgtttttggttttcgccattttgtgggcgtggcagtggtccgattttgctcattcctatggtgccaagaaataagtgtgccaagtttcatcaagatatcttaatttttattcaagttacagcttgcacaggcggacggacggacggacagacagacattcggatttgaactctactcttcaccctgatcactttggtatatataaccctatatctaactcgtttagttttggatgttacaaacaaccgttatgtgaacaaaactataatactctctttagcaacatttgttgcgagagtataaaaacaccatatagaagaaaaaattgGTCTTTACTGCCTTTATACAATACTACAAATATGAACTCTCTAATTTCTTGCAGTGGATGAATGCAAGAACCGTTGGCGAAATATCCGCAGCGCCTATGCACGCTCCATTGGCGTCTATAAGACCAAACGTGGAGAGAATTCCAGGAGATCGTATTATTTAGCTGAGGATTTAGAATTTCTAAAACCACATCTACCTAGAGACGCTAATACGGAGATACTATCAGGAGCTGGAGGATATGAGAACATCCGCATGGACAACGGTATTCAATTCgtaaagaaattattagacaACATGTCTCAAACTCAGAAGAGTCGGTTCATTGCTGAAATTCTTAAAACGAACGACGAAAACTCCCATCGTGGAGAGCGTGCATGCTTCGTCGACAATGAAGTAATTCAGCAGAGCATGACTAGAAATGTTGGCACACAAACTAATAATACGAGCGAGTTGGGTGTATCCAACCCACAGCAATCGCTGGATGCAATTACTATCAAGAATGAACCAGAAATATCACTATAAATCAAAATTCGTATATTCAACCTACATGAATCCCGATGGGGGCACTAAAATTAGCAGTAATTTGACATTTTCTTAAAACTGAGTTTCTaactaatttcaaatattatcacCTTATAAGAGTgagtttttagaatattttttataaattaaatgcataacttacaaaataaaaatattaaaatattttttttatatagccCTCCAACTGTAGAGAGACTTCGTGCGGCAGTGCGTATACGCAATTTCAACAGTGAAACGAATATGGGCGCATCTGTAtacatataagaaatatttaataaccaaaattttatatgtaatgttttatatccagacaataaataataaaacaaaagcaattttttttctaaatatacatatttaatcatCTAAAAATGGTGTGAATTGCATTATAATTACACACGCTTCCAGATACCAAATATGAGATTCCTGGTGTCTATGGCTAATTCTTAATCTGTTATCtctgatatacatattttaatgaaattaataggaCGTCCTATGTGCCGCCTATTACGTGTCATGgtgccaaaaataaataaagtcggTTTCATActtgtttaattatatttttaaatgaaataacaataaacaaatatgtactATTCACCGACTTCTTCGATTTTTGGTGGATCGTTAACATTTAGCTGAATGTTTTTTGAAAAGATTTTGCTCATAGACGTGGTTAACaactacatttatatattttcggcgTCGCATCGGATggttatcatattttttgttatatacatCATAAACATTTTCTATGCTGAGTAGCCATTCCACGAGTATATAACTGCTTTAAAGCGTACAGCAAACCTGCCCGGAAGAAACCGCAATTTTGACGAAGTCAGTAAGCTCTCGAAAGACGTGAAAGAGAAATCACGTTTTCCGATAAGATAGTATGTAATTTTATGAATTGCCAAGTATTTTTGGACCTTTTGGTCACGTATTTATAGGAACGTGATTAATTTATAAAGACTTCGTGCAGAGTTCTAGGTAAATAAGTTAGGggacacatatgtataatgcgTTATATTACAGAACATATGTCGCAAATTGTGAAACTCGCCATTTTCTGATCActaaaattacgaaaatcattACAGTATGcggcaaaaatgtttttttttgtctaggtattggaccaaactaattatTTTTCGAGAGATTGAGGCAAAAGTAAGAAAGTGTATTCTCCAATTTTCGTAGTTAGCCTCCCTAATCGAAATATTTtgcttcgaagttcgaaaaaagccttttttaataattattattaattacaggatatagttactaaaaaatcccaaatttctacattttcctcTCTAATTAATGATGCATAATTTAATGGCATCgcttattacaattatttctaAAAGTATAGtgagtgtatgtaaatatataaataaatatatatttcagaaATTGTATACCCAATGTAATATGATCCAAAGATAATCCATGAACTACGTGGCATATGGGCTGAGGCTCCAACTAATGACGATTATTgctgaaattttgtttatatattttttcagaaaatgtgaCCAACAACAgaacataatataatacaaataatacaaCGGTCACGTACGATTATTtcgaattattattaatattaattattatttattttaattaaatattgtgtgttttcgattttggtGACTACGTGGCATATGGGCTGAGGCTCCAACTAATGATGATTATTgctgaaattttgtttatatattttttcagaaaatgtgaCCAACAACAgaacataatataatacaaataatacaaCGGTCACGTACGATTATTtcgaattattattaatattaattattatttattttaattaaatattgtgtgttttcgattttggtGACGTCTCTATACAAttagtttataatttattatagcaCGAAATTGCGAATGACGTGCCCCCGAAACATGAATTAGTTTAGGctttctaaattttaaaatcagttATTGACCAACCTTTAGTGCTTTGTGCTTTAGTGAAGTAGCGTTCGCAGCTGTGTGATAAAAATCACAAGGATTATGGTCAGCAAAAGGCTTACTGTAGCTTGGAAAAATATAGCGTTGATGTTGGGGAAATCaggtgattttaataaaaagcgaGCTGTACATTCCGTACCGTTTTAGTATAGATTTTTATTACACTACACACTAAACTACAAGTTATATCAAAAGTAAAACTATGGATTGGTTGGATTCTATCTTTCAGCGGCTAAGTGCCAGGAACGTTGGCGCAATTTGGGCGCCTATACTTGTAAGACAAAACGTGGGCGGAATCGTGATAAGTCATTTAATTTAGCTGAGTATATGGAATTTCTAAGGCCACATCTAAGTAAAGAAACTGTTGAAGACGAAACATTAGACAGTAGAGCAAGAGTCAATAAGAGTTATAATTCAAGAGCTAGCGAAAATGAGAACCCCGCCAATGAATATTTCATCAAGTTTATACAGTGTCATATGCTAAATATGACTCCAAGGGAGCAGAGTCTTTTTCGCATTAGAATTTGGGAAAATGCATGCAAAATTATCGAGGATGGAAGCAGTGCACGCACTGGCGACAATGACGATCTCAAGAAAATTATGTTGTCTAAAATTGACACAGCAAGCGAACAGGAATTGCATGATTTAGAGGAAAAAATTCAGCAGAAAGTGTATCAGGTGCAAACCCGTGACATAAAAACATgagcatatattttattatttgttaaaattactAACCTCCTTAATCTCTAAcgtaattaaatacatattagggACATAAAGGGATCGAATAGGAAATGCAGAATTTGATTATTCCTGGTAATAAGACGCAAAACACGCACAGCATTCGTAATGAGAGTAACGTCTCTCACTCTCTCAAGCCTCTTTTCGTGATCTATAAACAGTACGATTTTGTCATTTCCGACCTAATTCTAACTAATCGCGTGACAATTGCTAAACAATTTCATACAGgcggatatatatatttataattaataaaaagatgtgcagttgtatatatgtatatgctagaAAACCTGTATTGATCTGCAGTCAGGCATAGAGAACAATATAAAGACGTTAAATCACGTTTCAATATAATGCGAATAATTTAGATGAGTCATATGCAGGGATGGGCACCATCACAATCAAACAAGCATCACAAAATGGGATTGTattatgtgctgaacacatagaagacgacaagcgacgagcgacatctgtcagatttttagacaacagcacgacttcacgacaaaaggattgaagtcttcgctgtcgccaaattagaaatgtttctaattttgccgacgacaatgacCGCTGTAGAGCtaccactaatatgtgaaatgtaaaatttttcaaagtgtattttaatatttgacagatgatTTAACTAAAAACTGAATAGAACTGTACGATACTAGAGCATATGAAAAGAGACCAAATGTAGCTTTTCTTTAAGCGTTTGAAGTTTCGAATAGATCTATGCTCTATTTGCCAGCGCTACTGGCGCTTTTGaccagagatctgcattgagtactaatgaaattagtgcaataactcatgagccaaaccaaaaaaaaaactcatagtatttctacacttatatgtgccgtcaatttatgactcaaacgaatgtatagtaacaatttgattttactcacttatTCATTGGTCACGAAGAAAATAAGCTTGAATGAGTTCGGTACACTGTTCGGaacgagtggaattgtgacttcgtagctgagcacgaaagtaaagatacccagtgagaattttgtcacatttaatttttcattattccattgaatatgcattttcgtgcgtctttattcGTTTTcaacatattaatattaaaagaaatatattagaacctagaAGTATTCACTTTactgtaattaaataatttaaaactttaaatgtaatacacaacatcaaagaacaaaacacatcgttagtcaattCCCACAGGGCACATTTGCCTAGCGGCAGCACagacttcgtcagttttactttgatcatattcgtatcactttattcattcagctatactcttggtgttttttggtggtatggctcattttggtttagCAAGACTCaattattggctcatgagacaattgagcacttcaacgatacgtatcaagagaaacttactcatcaTTCAcactctcgctttgtgtgctgtgcgtaaatgtgttttaatggatattagtgtttgatgatttttgacttatatgcactaatactattttttgtgttactcaaccaatgactcaaaatagggaataattgcagttctctgcttTTGACATTGATATTGTAACTAGGGTAGCCAGTTTGGGTGAAATGTAcgaatttctgtaatttttttgttgctactttttttttgtattacaattgtacctagtacacaatgattaaatactaacaacaattcaattctaataacttaaaaataataattacaagctaaatgttagagaaattcagttgctgctacagttgccttgctaagtctgaagacctcttacgtttcagtcggttttctcgttcagcagtaccgatgagtctggaagcctcttcatttacatgctgtataagcctcatttcgtgagtctttgcaagtttgattATTTCGTTTACCAAggtcacggtgaaggtcaggagatctaacataccaaggagcattaactatacttcttagtaccttatttttgGTGGtggctgaatgcaggcaatacagttttgacttgagcaatcCCATAGtggagctccataggcccaaattggcttttagtacttgattatatataaacagcttgttttcgattgaaagcgtggatctcatACTGACCTTactcttagcaaattttaaatcaagctcgcatctttttttcttgacatgttctttccagcgaagcttagcatctagagtgattcctaggtacttagcattattgtgatgtggtataggagtaccatttatataaatggtcagTTTTAAATGTTTGTTGAGATAAACTTTCTTACGAGATGGAACCACGTTCATTTTTCTAAACTCTTCGATAGCCATAACCAAGCCTCTCAGAGAGCCAAATGAAGATCATTGAACTGCAAAAATATATCGCACAGACAGACAGGCGAAGTGTAGCTTAAGTGGCGTGACACGTCATAACTGTTGTAAAAGCTCAGAAAtgaattctaaaaattataagCTTATGCTGCATTTTTACAATGAGCCAGTGCTTGTCGTAAGCATTCCAACGCTCACAGACGTCAATTGCGCTCATGCATATTCGATCGTACTGCAAATACTGTGGTTTTGCAATTTGACTGTAGTTAGTTGATCACCAGCGCCTGGCCGGTATAGTGTTACGAGAATCGGAAGACTTGAGTGAagcaaatttacatacatatgtacatacatatgactgATTAATGCAAAAACATTGTAAGaagttttgattaaaaaattaataaaagcacGTAGAGTATTGCATTGGAGTGAGTAATCTAAAACGTCCAGctgtggtattttaatttaacgtgaGTCGTCGACACAGCACGTTGAAGGAGTATTGATACAGAATTCCAGTCAAATAGTAACAAATACCATTGGAGCATGATACTTCGTATATGAAACCATAGATTGATCGAAATATCGTAAACAACTGTAACCAGCGTGAAACTTTGAAGCTTTCTACTAGAATGTCAGCCAAAAACGGAAAAGTAAATTTCGAAAAACGGAAAAATGTtgtggaaaacaaaaaattaatttttattgtgaaGAGATTTCCGCAGCTGTACGATAGTGAGCACAAGGATTATCTACAGCAAAAGGCTACCGATGAAGCCTGGAGGGCGGTAGCTGAATCATGGGGAAAATCAGGTCAGTTTAGTATTATTGATAAATTTCTGCTAGtattacaataaaattgctCGAGTGAAACGAAATTGTGTTACGCAACATAATTTCGTCACGCTCAAAATATCGTTGGCTTTGACATATTGAACGATAAAAATACGGTTTCGCTTTTAGTTTGTTTAATGTATTACTAGAGTGGTTTAAAACGAACATATTTTATAAGGTTGCCACctaataaaattgtttcaagtaaacaaataatttttttatcatacaATAAGgtgtaacaaatttaaaaattgaatttcacattttaaattaattttgcgtggtgttgccacctgtaaaatttaaaaaattaaaataatattataatttattaaattattaaattattgtcaACTGTTAACAATATACatcattaaatatacatatatacaaaaaaaaaaaacaaataaaggtaatctattttaaatatataaagcatAAACATAATCATTCTAGTGATTTGTGGaactttgtgatttttttggtATAAAGAATTTTGTACAGTTGACAATGTCTGCTGGcataaatcatattttcataGGTTACCAAAGCTGATGATTTATACTTTTAAAAACTGTTCTGGCTATCTTTCTACTAAATATACGAACTCTATACTTTCTACTCTCTTCTCTTCTTTCAGCGGCTAAATGCAAGGATCGTTTTCGTGATCTGCGCGCCGCCTATGCACGCTCCATTAACGCCTATAAGACTCAACGTGGCACAAATCGTGGAAAACTCTGTTACTTAACTAAGGAAATGGAGTTTCTTAGGCCATATATACGAAAAGAAGCGGCCGCATTTGTCGCAGATAATACCGTAGAGGTAGTAAGTGATTCGGAATCAGATGCTTTGGAACCGTCAACCAGTAGAGCGAATCACTCAACAGTTTGGGAAAATGAGAATCACAAGTGTGGCCactttattcaaaatatacAGCGACAAATACAAAGCATAAACCAGAGTCAGAAGAAAACATTCCTATTTGATTCTCTCAAGAAATTTGCGTTTGCGCTTGTAATTGACACAATGGAGGAACAGGAATTGCGTGTTTTACAACAAAACTTACAAGATCGACTAAATCAAAGTGGTGACACACTAAATACGACACAAGACGACGAAGTGCTTGTCATAAATTAACTTCTATCACCGGATTCAGATCACCCATTCAGtggattttcataataaaatatgattttaaatgtTGCCACTTGAtttgtaagaaaataaaaaataattttatgatattttcatgGTACTCCGCAAATGATGCTTTTGATTCTTAATCTTATATCCATGTGTTGGGTAACACCTTCTGATCTTTCTCACttaaatatgtacgtatatatgtatataaaatatgcttAAGTGGTCCTTATTGGTAGAGTGCatggaataaaaaaattgttgttgtttgagacAACAGTGTACTCGCCATTTTGACAATCGGATTGGTGGAGCGATACGAAACTACATGTACATTTGATCTCTCTCTGCCTCTCCCTTGTTTTTCGACAGTGAATATGAGGAGATGAGATAGTCATTGCATCACTAATTTGTCGATAAGATAAGTGGAGTGCTCGCGAgttggaaaaaaaatgttgtttatcatgctgcgttacattgaaaaaaattttagaaaaatcgcgAATAAATGTTTTCAACAGAATATAAATCacactttgttttcttttcaaaaaaaataatttcacgcgGAGCAACGTCAACgtagtatactatatatgtttaacgattttcgttattctagtggcatataaaactacaaaatacataatttgaatattcttagtaataaataaaacccGCACAGCATTCGGAAAGAGACTAACGTCTCTCACTTTCTCAAACTCTCTCTTCGTGATCTATAAACAGTACGACTTTATCATTTCCGACCTAATTCTAACTAATCGCGTGACAATTGCTAAGCAATTTCATACAGgcggatatatatatttataactaaaaaaacGATGTGGTGGTGTATCTAAGTGCTTGAAGGTATTGAACTGCAGTCAGCCATAGAGAACAATATGAAGACGTTAAACGATGTTTCAATATAATGCGAATAGTTTAGATGAGTCATAGAAAAACACAATATTTAGCTCATTTGTAGCGTGTAATGATATACTGTTATGTATCAAATTTGTTTGGAATTGGTGGGAGTAGTATTGgacaaattattagaaaaaaattgctttacTAAGTACAGTTTTAAATGTTTGGTGAGATAAACATTCTTAGAGGACGGAACCACGCTCATTTTTCTATATCTACTCTTCGATACCCAAAACCAAGCCTCTCAGAGAGCCAAAGGAAGATCGTTGAACTGCAAAAATATATCGCACAGACAGACACGCGAAGTGTAGCTTAAGTGGCGTGCCGCGTCATAACTGTTGTAAAAGCTCAGAAAtgaattctaaaaattataagCGTATGATACATTTTTACAATGAGCCAGCGCTTGTCGTAAGCTTTACAAAGCTAACAGACGTCAATTGCGCTCATGCATATTCGATCGTACTGCAAATACTGTGTCTTTGTCATTTGACTGTAATTAGTTGATCACCAGCGCCTGGTCGGTGTAGTGTTACGATAATCGGAGGACTTGAGTGaagaaaatttacatacatatgtacaatacatATTACTGATTAATGCAAAAACCTTGTAAGaagttttgattaaaaaattaataaaaacacgtatagtattgcaaaaaaattggaGTGAGTAATCTAAAACGTCAAGCTGTGGTATTTTAACTTAGAGTGAGTCGTCGACACAGCACGTTGAGGGAGTATTGTTACAGAATTCCAGTCAAACAGTGACAAATACCATTGGTGCATGATACTTCGTATATGAAACCATAGAGTGATCGAAATATCAAAAACAATTGTATTAAGCGTGAAGCTTTGTAGCATTCTAGTAAAATGCCAGCCAAAAACGCAAACGGCAAGCCCAAGACTGGGGCAGTAACGAGTCGCagttgtaaaattcaaaataggaaaaatgtagtagaaaacaaaaaattaatttgtagtgTGAAGAGATTTCCGCAACTGTACAATAGTGATCACAAGGATTATCTACAGCAAAAGGCTACCAATGAAGCCTGGAAGGCGGTAGCTGAATCATGGGGAAAATCAGGTCAGTTTAGTGTTATTGATAAATTTCTACTggtattgcaa containing:
- the Adf1_1 gene encoding uncharacterized protein Adf1_1 isoform X1, with product MRICVKAEDYNKPIIRWSKSVDRRLKMSLKEDKNLCASVESAPQLYDKGHPDYGQRMATDEAWQSIAQLMGKSMDECKNRWRNIRSAYARSIGVYKTKRGENSRRSYYLAEDLEFLKPHLPRDANTEILSGAGGYENIRMDNGIQFVKKLLDNMSQTQKSRFIAEILKTNDENSHRGERACFVDNEVIQQSMTRNVGTQTNNTSELGVSNPQQSLDAITIKNEPEISL
- the LOC105209915 gene encoding uncharacterized protein LOC105209915 isoform X2, with product MLLEEDKKLCALVKQYPQLYDKNHKDYGQQKATVEAWKKIAVSLEKSAAKCQERWRNLGAYTCKTKRGRNRDKSFNLAEYMEFLRPHLSKETVEDETLDSRARVNKSYNSRASENENPANEYFIKFIQCHMLNMTPREQSLFRIRIWENACKIIEDGSSARTGDNDDLKKIMLSKIDTASEQELHDLEEKIQQKVYQVQTRDIKT
- the Adf1_1 gene encoding uncharacterized protein Adf1_1 isoform X3 translates to MSLKEDKNLCASVESAPQLYDKGHPDYGQRMATDEAWQSIAQLMGKSMDECKNRWRNIRSAYARSIGVYKTKRGENSRRSYYLAEDLEFLKPHLPRDANTEILSGAGGYENIRMDNGIQFVKKLLDNMSQTQKSRFIAEILKTNDENSHRGERACFVDNEVIQQSMTRNVGTQTNNTSELGVSNPQQSLDAITIKNEPEISL
- the Adf1_1 gene encoding uncharacterized protein Adf1_1 isoform X2, which gives rise to MFSWSKSVDRRLKMSLKEDKNLCASVESAPQLYDKGHPDYGQRMATDEAWQSIAQLMGKSMDECKNRWRNIRSAYARSIGVYKTKRGENSRRSYYLAEDLEFLKPHLPRDANTEILSGAGGYENIRMDNGIQFVKKLLDNMSQTQKSRFIAEILKTNDENSHRGERACFVDNEVIQQSMTRNVGTQTNNTSELGVSNPQQSLDAITIKNEPEISL
- the LOC128919765 gene encoding uncharacterized protein LOC128919765: MSAKNGKVNFEKRKNVVENKKLIFIVKRFPQLYDSEHKDYLQQKATDEAWRAVAESWGKSAAKCKDRFRDLRAAYARSINAYKTQRGTNRGKLCYLTKEMEFLRPYIRKEAAAFVADNTVEVVSDSESDALEPSTSRANHSTVWENENHKCGHFIQNIQRQIQSINQSQKKTFLFDSLKKFAFALVIDTMEEQELRVLQQNLQDRLNQSGDTLNTTQDDEVLVIN